One part of the Parabacteroides distasonis ATCC 8503 genome encodes these proteins:
- a CDS encoding TonB-dependent receptor, producing MKNVLVILAGSLLATTVKAQMPSPVDSLKISKDVSLDEVVITATKVGKETPVAYSDISKQELSSRNNGQGIPFLISQSPSVIMTSDAGTGIGYSGFRIRGTDANRINITINGVPVNDSESHTVFWANMADIASSVESIQIQRGAGTSTNGAAAFGATVAMQTEKPSLKPYGEYSVSAGSFGTLKHTVKGGTGLLYDHFAFDARYSNIRSDGFIDRASARMSSYYASAAFYADNTLIKFQAFGNSEKTYQAWNGVPSYLLDTDRSYNPCGEYEEDGVKKFYNNQTDNYWQHNYHLMASQRIGDFWNMNLTLHYTDGNGYYEDYKSKAKFSSYKLPEYIDPEGNTVKKTDLVRRKWLDNYFYGTVYSANYQRDNTRLTLGTAVNNYVGDHFGRVMWTKSANVLPQPDYEYYRNTGKKLDYNAYAKLTQRLSPLFTGYLDLQYRGIHYTIKGNDDKAEEELDIHKNWNFFNPKAGINFHNNGHNAFVSFSVANREPNRDNFTEAGPEERPTHETLYDYEAGYSFGNNRFRVGANLYFMDYNNQLILTGKISEIGEALTSNIKDSYRMGIELTGGVQITSWLNWNANVTLSQNKIKHFVEYVDNWDTGVQEINDLGTTNIAFSPDLIANSMFDFAYKGFIASFNSQVVGRQYIDNSSSKDRSIDPYFINSLRIGYAFQPKFMKEITLDVTINNLFNEKYETNAWVYSYIENGTRKKDDGYFTQAGTNAMARITFKF from the coding sequence ATGAAAAATGTATTGGTTATCTTGGCCGGCTCCTTACTGGCTACAACCGTCAAGGCACAAATGCCCAGTCCGGTCGACTCCTTGAAAATCTCAAAAGACGTATCTTTGGATGAAGTAGTTATTACCGCTACCAAAGTCGGGAAAGAAACCCCGGTAGCTTATAGCGACATCTCCAAACAAGAGCTAAGCAGCCGGAACAACGGGCAAGGTATCCCATTCCTTATCTCCCAATCCCCGTCTGTTATCATGACCTCGGATGCCGGAACAGGTATAGGTTACTCCGGTTTTCGTATCCGGGGGACAGACGCGAACCGTATCAATATCACGATCAATGGCGTACCGGTTAATGACTCCGAGTCTCATACCGTATTCTGGGCTAATATGGCCGATATAGCCTCCTCGGTAGAATCGATCCAGATCCAACGAGGTGCCGGAACCTCTACGAACGGAGCCGCGGCTTTTGGCGCTACGGTCGCCATGCAAACCGAGAAACCGTCCTTAAAGCCTTACGGCGAATATTCCGTATCAGCAGGTTCTTTCGGTACGCTGAAGCATACGGTAAAAGGCGGTACCGGATTACTTTACGATCATTTCGCTTTCGACGCCCGCTACTCCAATATCCGTAGCGACGGCTTTATCGATCGTGCCTCCGCCCGTATGAGCTCTTACTATGCCTCCGCCGCTTTCTATGCCGATAATACATTGATTAAATTCCAAGCCTTCGGGAACAGCGAGAAGACCTATCAAGCATGGAACGGTGTTCCGTCTTATTTACTTGACACAGATCGTAGCTATAATCCATGCGGAGAATATGAGGAAGATGGAGTGAAGAAGTTTTATAACAATCAGACGGATAATTATTGGCAACACAACTACCATTTAATGGCCAGCCAGCGTATCGGAGATTTCTGGAATATGAACCTGACCCTTCATTACACCGATGGTAACGGATATTACGAGGATTATAAATCGAAAGCCAAATTCAGCAGTTATAAGCTACCGGAATATATCGATCCGGAGGGTAATACCGTAAAAAAGACCGACCTCGTGCGCCGTAAATGGCTCGACAATTATTTCTATGGGACCGTTTATAGCGCGAACTATCAACGTGACAATACCCGCCTTACGCTGGGAACCGCCGTCAACAACTATGTAGGCGACCATTTTGGCCGGGTAATGTGGACCAAAAGCGCAAACGTCTTGCCACAACCGGATTACGAATATTACCGCAATACCGGTAAGAAATTAGACTACAACGCATACGCAAAATTGACCCAACGTCTTTCCCCTCTTTTCACCGGCTATCTGGACTTACAATACCGTGGGATCCATTACACCATTAAGGGAAACGATGACAAAGCCGAGGAAGAGCTGGACATTCATAAGAACTGGAACTTCTTCAACCCGAAAGCCGGTATAAACTTCCATAATAACGGCCATAACGCATTCGTCTCTTTCTCCGTCGCAAATCGGGAACCGAACCGTGACAATTTCACGGAGGCAGGCCCCGAAGAACGTCCTACCCACGAGACCTTATATGATTACGAGGCCGGTTATAGTTTTGGTAACAACCGTTTCCGGGTTGGAGCCAATCTCTATTTCATGGATTACAACAACCAATTAATCCTGACCGGCAAGATCAGCGAGATCGGTGAGGCCCTCACTTCCAATATAAAGGATAGCTACCGAATGGGCATCGAGCTTACCGGAGGTGTACAAATCACCTCTTGGCTGAATTGGAACGCGAACGTAACCCTCAGCCAAAATAAAATCAAGCATTTCGTGGAATACGTGGATAACTGGGATACCGGAGTACAAGAGATCAACGATCTAGGTACAACGAATATCGCTTTCTCCCCAGACCTAATCGCAAACAGCATGTTCGATTTCGCTTACAAAGGATTTATCGCTAGTTTCAACTCGCAAGTAGTAGGCCGCCAATACATAGACAATTCAAGCAGCAAGGATCGTTCCATCGATCCCTACTTTATCAATAGCCTACGTATCGGTTACGCCTTCCAGCCTAAGTTCATGAAAGAAATAACCCTAGACGTGACTATCAACAACCTCTTCAACGAGAAGTACGAGACCAACGCATGGGTATACTCGTATATCGAAAACGGCACACGTAAAAAGGATGACGGTTATTTCACCCAAGCCGGCACGAACGCCATGGCCAGGATCACCTTCAAATTCTAA
- the rimP gene encoding ribosome assembly cofactor RimP, translating to MIEKKVVSQLIEEKLASSSNYLVDVVIKPGNLIVVEIDNDEAVSIDDCAELSRYLEEHLDRDVEDYELEVGSAGITSPFKVLRQYVKNIGNEVEMLLKNGSKLTGVLKSADENGVVVSVEKKVKPEGAKRKVTVVEDESYTFDEIKYTKYLIRFK from the coding sequence ATGATAGAAAAGAAAGTGGTAAGCCAATTAATAGAGGAAAAACTAGCCTCTTCAAGCAATTATTTAGTAGACGTGGTGATTAAACCGGGAAACCTGATAGTCGTTGAAATTGATAACGATGAAGCGGTAAGCATTGATGATTGCGCTGAGTTGAGCCGGTATTTGGAGGAGCATCTGGATCGTGACGTCGAGGATTATGAGCTGGAGGTTGGCTCCGCCGGCATTACTTCTCCTTTCAAGGTACTTCGCCAATACGTCAAGAACATCGGAAACGAGGTGGAGATGCTGTTGAAAAACGGCTCGAAGCTGACCGGTGTGTTGAAATCTGCCGACGAGAACGGTGTGGTTGTCTCTGTCGAGAAGAAGGTGAAACCGGAAGGCGCTAAGCGGAAGGTGACTGTGGTGGAGGATGAGTCGTATACATTTGATGAAATAAAATATACAAAATACTTAATAAGATTCAAGTAA
- the nusA gene encoding transcription termination factor NusA produces the protein MAKKEETISMIDTLAEFKELKNIDKDTMISVLEDSFRNVIAKMFGTDENYDVIINPEKGDFEIWRNRTVVADDELEDENLQLTLTEARKIDADCEVGEEVTDEVHFADFGRRAILNLRQTLASKILELQKDSLYAKYKDKIGHIIAAEVYQVWKKEILLLDDDGNELLLPKSEQIPTDFYRKGETVRAIVQRVDNYNNNPKILLSRTDKVFLQRLFELEVPEINDGLITIKAIARIPGERAKVAVESYDDRIDPVGACVGMKGSRIHGIVRELRNENIDVINYTSNLSLFIQRALSPAKISSIRVNEEEKKAEVYLRPEEVSLAIGKGGLNIKLACMLTEYTIDVFRDIEGADEEDIYLDEFSDEIDSWVIDALKNIGCYTAKSVLAMDRNEIIERADLEEQTVDDLLAILSAEFEDEGNE, from the coding sequence ATGGCCAAGAAAGAGGAAACAATCAGTATGATTGACACCCTTGCGGAGTTCAAGGAGTTGAAGAATATCGATAAAGATACGATGATTAGCGTTTTGGAAGATTCGTTCCGTAACGTGATCGCCAAGATGTTTGGCACGGATGAGAACTATGACGTGATTATCAACCCTGAGAAAGGTGATTTCGAGATATGGAGAAACCGTACGGTTGTGGCTGATGATGAATTGGAGGATGAGAACTTGCAGCTTACGTTGACGGAGGCCCGTAAAATCGATGCCGACTGTGAGGTGGGCGAGGAAGTGACCGACGAGGTGCATTTCGCAGACTTCGGACGCCGTGCGATCTTAAACTTGCGCCAAACTTTGGCTTCAAAGATACTTGAATTGCAGAAAGACAGCTTGTACGCTAAGTATAAGGATAAAATCGGCCACATCATCGCCGCTGAGGTTTATCAGGTGTGGAAGAAAGAAATCCTGTTGCTGGATGACGATGGTAATGAGTTGCTACTGCCGAAATCCGAGCAAATCCCGACCGATTTCTATCGTAAGGGAGAGACCGTACGTGCGATCGTTCAACGTGTGGATAACTATAATAACAACCCGAAGATCCTTCTTTCCCGTACGGATAAGGTCTTCTTGCAACGGTTGTTTGAGCTGGAGGTTCCGGAGATTAATGACGGCTTGATTACGATCAAGGCGATCGCCCGCATTCCGGGAGAGCGTGCCAAGGTGGCTGTCGAGTCATACGATGACCGTATTGATCCGGTAGGCGCTTGCGTAGGTATGAAAGGCTCTCGTATCCACGGAATCGTTCGCGAGTTGAGAAACGAGAACATTGATGTGATTAATTACACCTCAAATCTCTCTTTGTTTATCCAGCGTGCCTTAAGCCCGGCTAAGATCTCTTCTATCCGTGTGAATGAGGAGGAAAAGAAAGCTGAGGTTTATCTACGTCCGGAGGAGGTTTCTTTAGCGATCGGTAAGGGCGGTCTGAATATTAAGTTGGCTTGTATGTTGACTGAGTATACGATTGACGTATTCCGTGATATCGAAGGAGCGGACGAGGAGGATATCTACTTGGATGAGTTCTCCGACGAGATCGACAGCTGGGTGATCGACGCACTGAAGAATATAGGATGCTATACGGCGAAGAGTGTCCTTGCTATGGACCGCAATGAGATTATTGAACGTGCCGATCTGGAAGAACAGACCGTGGACGATCTTTTAGCTATCTTATCTGCGGAATTTGAAGATGAAGGTAACGAATAA
- the infB gene encoding translation initiation factor IF-2, with product MPIKLIQVQRKLNVGINTVVEFLHRNGFSVEDNPNTRISDEQYALLVKEFGKDLPEKDRNFAADRMRKEVPSVKEEKTAEIKTVIPEEFRPKIVMKGHIDLDGGQHKKQQEEPKAKEEPKVKEEPKVKEEPKVKEAPAAPAAQAPVKPAQPAQAPTEKKEEKVIVVEVEKEKTVEKQPVVAEPKVESVKPEQEVEKTEEKDDNLFRLNSVKLESKIKVTGKIDLDALNQSTRPKKKTKEEKRKERDEKQKFNNNRPGNNSNGPGAPHKSPNSPTLIKPNAPAKPGEEGDAKKKRKRIKKDRVDVNNTPGTNYPRPNRDDRPNNDRKPRLKKPVKAEVSEEDVQKQIKETLARLTNKNNKNNKGAKYRRDKRDAAVKREHELMEQEELESKVLKLTEFVTANDLANMMDVSVTEVIGTCMSIGLMVSINQRLDAETINIVAEEFGYKTEYVSADVVEAINADEEDDNEEDWVARPPIVTVMGHVDHGKTSLLDNIRSANVIAGEAGGITQHIGAYNVKLQNGRRITFLDTPGHEAFTAMRARGAKVTDIAIIIVAADDNVMPQTIEAINHASAAGVPIVFAINKIDKPHANPEKIKEELANMNYLVEDWGGKYQSQEISAKKGIGVEELLEKVLLEADLLDLKANPKKRAVGSIIESSLDKGRGYVSTILVENGTLKMGDIVLAGTHQGRIKAMFNERNQRVEKAGPSEPVLILGLNGAPQAGDTFNVLETEQEAREIANRREQLQRELGLRTQKMLTLDDIGRRIAVGNFQELNVIVKGDVDGSVEALSDSLIRLSTEEIQVNVIHKAVGQISESDVVLAAASNAIIIGFQVRPSLQARRNAEKEGVEIRLYSIIYDAIEEVKSAMEGMLSPEIKEEITAYVEVQQVFKITKVGTVAGCMVKEGKIKRTNKIRLIRDGIVIYAGELGSLKRFKDDAKEVVAGLDCGLNITNFNDIQVGDMIEAYEETEIKKTL from the coding sequence ATGCCTATAAAATTAATTCAAGTACAGAGAAAATTGAACGTGGGAATCAACACGGTGGTTGAGTTCCTGCACCGGAATGGGTTCTCGGTTGAGGATAATCCCAACACGAGGATCAGTGATGAACAGTATGCTTTGCTCGTAAAAGAGTTTGGAAAGGATCTGCCAGAGAAAGATCGTAATTTTGCGGCGGATCGTATGCGGAAAGAGGTTCCTTCTGTGAAAGAAGAGAAGACCGCGGAAATAAAGACAGTGATACCGGAAGAATTCAGACCTAAGATCGTAATGAAGGGTCATATCGATTTGGATGGTGGACAACATAAAAAACAGCAGGAAGAGCCGAAGGCTAAAGAGGAGCCGAAGGTGAAAGAAGAGCCTAAGGTAAAGGAAGAGCCGAAAGTGAAGGAAGCGCCTGCCGCTCCCGCTGCTCAAGCTCCTGTTAAACCCGCGCAGCCTGCGCAGGCTCCCACGGAGAAAAAAGAAGAAAAAGTTATAGTAGTGGAAGTGGAAAAAGAAAAAACCGTAGAGAAGCAACCGGTTGTTGCGGAACCTAAGGTGGAAAGTGTGAAACCGGAACAGGAAGTAGAGAAGACCGAGGAAAAGGATGATAATCTTTTCCGTTTGAACTCGGTTAAATTGGAGTCAAAGATCAAGGTAACCGGTAAGATTGACTTGGATGCGCTTAACCAATCGACTCGTCCGAAAAAGAAAACGAAGGAGGAGAAGCGGAAAGAGCGTGATGAGAAGCAAAAGTTTAATAACAATCGGCCGGGTAATAATAGCAACGGTCCGGGCGCTCCTCATAAGAGTCCGAATTCGCCGACTTTGATAAAACCGAACGCTCCTGCTAAACCGGGTGAGGAAGGTGACGCTAAGAAGAAGCGTAAACGTATCAAGAAAGATCGGGTAGACGTGAATAATACGCCGGGTACGAATTATCCGCGCCCGAATCGTGACGATCGTCCGAATAACGACCGTAAGCCTCGCTTGAAGAAGCCGGTGAAAGCGGAAGTTAGTGAAGAGGATGTTCAAAAGCAGATCAAGGAGACTTTGGCTCGCTTGACCAACAAGAATAATAAGAATAATAAGGGGGCTAAATACCGTCGTGATAAACGTGACGCCGCTGTGAAACGTGAGCACGAGTTGATGGAACAGGAAGAACTGGAAAGCAAGGTATTGAAGCTGACCGAGTTCGTTACGGCCAACGACTTGGCGAACATGATGGACGTATCTGTAACGGAGGTTATCGGTACTTGCATGAGCATCGGCCTTATGGTTTCGATCAATCAGCGCTTGGATGCGGAGACGATCAATATCGTGGCTGAGGAGTTCGGTTATAAGACTGAATATGTAAGCGCGGATGTTGTCGAGGCGATCAACGCTGATGAGGAAGATGATAACGAGGAGGATTGGGTAGCCCGTCCGCCTATCGTAACGGTGATGGGACACGTTGACCATGGTAAGACTTCTTTATTGGATAATATCCGTAGCGCGAACGTAATCGCTGGTGAGGCTGGTGGTATCACGCAGCATATCGGAGCCTACAACGTGAAGTTGCAGAATGGCCGCCGTATCACGTTCTTGGATACTCCGGGTCATGAGGCGTTTACCGCTATGCGTGCCCGTGGCGCGAAGGTGACGGATATCGCGATTATTATCGTGGCCGCTGATGATAACGTGATGCCTCAGACGATCGAGGCGATTAATCACGCTTCGGCTGCCGGTGTTCCTATTGTTTTCGCTATTAATAAAATCGATAAGCCACATGCTAATCCTGAGAAGATCAAGGAGGAGTTGGCGAATATGAATTACTTGGTGGAAGACTGGGGGGGTAAGTACCAGAGTCAGGAGATCTCCGCTAAGAAAGGTATCGGTGTCGAGGAGTTGTTGGAGAAGGTCTTGTTGGAGGCCGACCTGTTGGATTTGAAAGCGAATCCGAAAAAACGTGCGGTTGGTTCTATCATCGAGTCTTCTTTGGACAAGGGACGTGGCTATGTATCTACCATATTGGTGGAGAACGGTACGTTGAAGATGGGAGATATCGTTTTGGCGGGAACTCATCAAGGACGTATCAAGGCGATGTTCAACGAGCGTAATCAACGGGTGGAGAAGGCCGGTCCTTCCGAGCCGGTATTGATCCTCGGTTTGAATGGTGCTCCTCAGGCCGGTGATACATTTAATGTATTGGAGACTGAGCAAGAGGCGCGTGAGATCGCTAACCGTCGTGAGCAATTGCAGCGTGAGTTAGGTCTTCGTACGCAGAAGATGCTTACTTTGGATGATATCGGACGTCGTATCGCCGTGGGTAACTTCCAAGAGTTGAACGTGATCGTGAAGGGTGACGTAGATGGTTCCGTAGAGGCTTTGTCCGACTCCTTGATCCGTTTGTCTACCGAGGAGATTCAGGTGAATGTAATTCATAAGGCGGTTGGTCAGATTTCCGAGTCGGATGTGGTTTTGGCAGCGGCTTCGAACGCTATCATTATCGGATTCCAAGTTCGTCCGTCTTTGCAAGCACGTAGAAACGCCGAGAAGGAAGGTGTGGAGATCCGTTTGTACTCTATCATCTACGATGCGATCGAGGAGGTGAAGAGCGCTATGGAAGGCATGCTTTCTCCGGAGATCAAGGAGGAGATTACCGCTTATGTGGAAGTTCAGCAGGTATTCAAGATCACCAAGGTCGGTACGGTTGCCGGATGTATGGTTAAGGAAGGTAAGATCAAACGTACGAACAAGATCCGCTTGATACGTGACGGTATCGTTATCTATGCCGGCGAGCTAGGCTCTTTGAAACGTTTCAAGGACGATGCGAAAGAGGTCGTGGCTGGCTTGGATTGCGGTTTGAATATTACGAACTTCAACGATATCCAAGTGGGCGATATGATCGAGGCTTACGAAGAGACTGAAATTAAGAAGACGTTATAA
- a CDS encoding CvpA family protein, translating into MNWLDITLLCLAGIGFVKGLFDGIIKQVVSLIALVIAIFFCGKAAAWLKGYILALGWFPEEGVTILSYIAGFILIMGVFILAGELVTKVVGATPLSVINHLFGGFFGLLVVLVFTSLLLNALEFVDRGSVLIHRQSKIESRFYYSVKQIVPTIFPHNLFSLGE; encoded by the coding sequence ATGAACTGGTTGGACATTACATTGCTATGTCTGGCAGGGATAGGATTTGTGAAAGGCCTGTTTGATGGAATCATCAAACAGGTTGTTTCGCTTATAGCCCTAGTGATCGCGATCTTTTTCTGCGGGAAAGCGGCGGCTTGGCTGAAAGGATATATCTTGGCGTTGGGTTGGTTTCCGGAAGAAGGGGTTACGATCTTGAGTTATATAGCGGGTTTTATCTTGATTATGGGGGTATTTATCCTAGCGGGTGAACTGGTTACCAAGGTGGTAGGGGCGACACCGTTGAGCGTTATCAACCATTTGTTTGGTGGTTTTTTCGGGTTGCTGGTCGTTTTGGTCTTTACCAGTTTGCTGTTGAATGCGCTGGAGTTCGTGGATCGCGGATCGGTCTTGATTCATCGCCAATCGAAGATAGAATCTCGTTTTTATTATAGCGTGAAGCAAATAGTACCAACAATTTTCCCACATAATTTGTTTTCATTAGGAGAATGA
- the sufB gene encoding Fe-S cluster assembly protein SufB, translated as MQDSNHIINEVTSGDYKYGFVTDIDTEVIHRGLDEETVRIISAKKNEPEWLLEFRLKAFRHWQTLEMPTWPHLNIPPIDYQDIIYYAAPKKKEGPKSLDEVDPELLKTFDKLGIPLEEQKHLSGMAVDAVMDSVSVKTTFKENLAEKGIIFCSFSEAVQHHPDLVQKYLGSVVGYRDNFFAALNSAVFSDGSFVYIPKGVRCPMELSTYFRINAANTGQFERTLIVADDEAYVSYLEGCTAPMRDENQLHAAIVEIVANERAEVKYSTVQNWYPGDKEGKGGIYNFVTKRGLCKGEGSKISWTQVETGSAITWKYPSCILAGDNSVGEFYSVAVTNNYQQADTGTKMIHLGKNTKSTIVSKGISAGHSQNSYRGLVKVSARAEGARNHSQCDSLLLSSTCGAHTFPYADIQNETAIVEHEATTSKISEEQLFYCQQRGISVEEAVGLIVNGYAREVMNKLPMEFAVEAQKLLTISLEGSVG; from the coding sequence ATGCAGGATTCAAATCATATCATTAATGAGGTAACGAGCGGAGATTATAAATATGGCTTCGTTACCGATATTGATACGGAGGTGATCCATCGTGGATTAGACGAGGAGACGGTCCGTATTATCTCTGCCAAGAAGAACGAGCCGGAATGGTTACTCGAGTTCCGTTTGAAGGCTTTTCGCCATTGGCAGACGTTGGAGATGCCTACATGGCCTCACTTGAATATCCCGCCGATCGATTATCAGGACATTATCTATTATGCCGCCCCTAAGAAAAAAGAGGGACCAAAGAGCTTGGATGAGGTAGATCCTGAGTTGTTGAAAACATTCGATAAACTGGGTATTCCTTTGGAAGAACAGAAGCATTTAAGCGGAATGGCGGTAGACGCCGTGATGGATAGTGTTTCCGTGAAGACAACTTTCAAGGAGAATCTCGCGGAGAAGGGGATTATTTTCTGTTCGTTCAGCGAGGCTGTACAACATCATCCGGACTTGGTGCAGAAGTATTTGGGCAGCGTGGTTGGTTATCGTGATAATTTCTTCGCCGCCTTGAATTCGGCCGTGTTCTCGGATGGTTCGTTTGTTTATATACCGAAGGGCGTACGTTGCCCGATGGAGTTGAGTACGTATTTCCGTATCAATGCCGCTAATACCGGACAGTTCGAGCGTACCTTGATTGTCGCAGACGATGAGGCGTATGTAAGTTATCTGGAAGGATGTACGGCGCCGATGCGTGACGAGAACCAATTGCATGCCGCTATCGTGGAGATCGTGGCGAACGAGCGTGCCGAGGTGAAGTATTCTACCGTACAGAATTGGTATCCGGGTGATAAGGAAGGTAAAGGCGGTATCTATAACTTCGTGACGAAACGAGGTTTGTGCAAAGGTGAGGGTAGCAAGATCTCTTGGACGCAAGTAGAGACCGGTTCGGCGATCACTTGGAAATATCCGAGCTGTATCTTGGCGGGTGATAACTCGGTAGGTGAGTTTTACTCGGTTGCCGTGACCAATAATTACCAACAGGCCGATACGGGTACGAAGATGATTCATCTGGGTAAGAATACGAAAAGTACGATCGTATCCAAGGGTATCTCTGCCGGTCATAGCCAGAATAGCTATCGGGGATTGGTGAAGGTGTCCGCCCGTGCGGAAGGCGCCCGAAACCATAGCCAATGCGATAGTTTGTTACTAAGCTCTACTTGTGGAGCTCATACGTTCCCTTACGCTGATATTCAGAATGAGACGGCGATCGTGGAGCATGAGGCTACGACGAGTAAGATCAGTGAGGAGCAATTGTTCTACTGCCAGCAACGGGGTATCTCGGTAGAAGAGGCTGTTGGTTTGATCGTGAATGGATATGCCCGCGAGGTAATGAATAAGTTACCGATGGAGTTTGCTGTCGAGGCTCAGAAATTACTAACGATCTCGCTGGAAGGCAGCGTAGGATAG
- the sufC gene encoding Fe-S cluster assembly ATPase SufC: protein MLEVKNLHANVNGKEILKGINLSVKAGEVHAIMGPNGSGKSTLSSVLVGNPAFEVTEGEVIFNGKNLLDLSPEDRSREGIFLSFQYPVEIPGVSMVNFMRAALNEHRKYNGLEPVSATDFLKLMREKRAIVELDNKLASRSVNEGFSGGEKKRNEIFQMAMLEPKLAILDETDSGLDIDALRIVAHGVNQLRTPENAAIVITHYQRLLDYIKPDVVHVLYKGRIVKTAGPELALELEEKGYDWIKKEMGDE from the coding sequence ATGTTAGAGGTTAAGAATTTACATGCCAACGTAAATGGCAAAGAGATATTGAAAGGTATCAACCTGTCGGTGAAAGCGGGTGAGGTACATGCTATCATGGGACCGAACGGTTCCGGAAAAAGTACGTTAAGTAGTGTATTGGTAGGTAATCCCGCTTTTGAGGTAACGGAAGGAGAGGTTATCTTCAACGGTAAGAATCTGCTGGATCTTTCTCCCGAGGATCGTAGCCGTGAGGGTATTTTCTTGAGCTTCCAATATCCGGTCGAGATCCCGGGAGTTAGTATGGTGAACTTTATGCGTGCGGCGTTGAACGAGCACCGTAAATATAACGGTCTGGAACCGGTTTCGGCTACGGACTTCTTGAAATTGATGCGTGAGAAACGTGCGATCGTCGAGCTGGATAATAAACTGGCCAGCCGTAGCGTGAACGAAGGTTTCTCCGGTGGAGAGAAAAAACGGAACGAGATCTTCCAGATGGCGATGCTGGAGCCGAAATTGGCGATCTTGGATGAGACGGATAGTGGTTTGGATATCGATGCCTTGCGTATCGTGGCGCATGGCGTGAACCAGTTGAGGACTCCGGAGAATGCCGCTATCGTAATCACGCACTATCAGCGTCTGCTGGATTACATCAAGCCGGATGTGGTTCATGTGCTTTACAAAGGCCGTATCGTGAAGACCGCCGGTCCGGAATTGGCCTTGGAACTGGAAGAGAAAGGTTACGACTGGATCAAGAAAGAGATGGGAGATGAGTAA
- the sufD gene encoding Fe-S cluster assembly protein SufD → MSNMKAEQQYIDLFAQCEDLVCRHSTPVMNALRADALANFERLGFPSTRSEDYKYTDVAQAFAPDYGLNINRVAIPVNPYDVFRCDVPNLSTSLYFVVNDTFYDKDLPKAHLPEGVYAGGLKAFTEQYPEIASKYYGKAAPSSKDGIIALNTMLAQDGFVVYVPKNVVVERPIQLVNIFRNDVDTMANRRVLVIMEPHSEAKLLVCDHSIDDVKFLATQVVEIFAEEGARFDYYDLEESSESTTRFSSVHVKQAASTNVLVNGITLTNGLTRNNYYVELNGEYAESTLCGMSVLDKEQQMDTYSHITHAVPNCTSNELFKNVLNDHAVGVFSGRILVKEDAQKTAAYQTNRNLCATREARMYSKPQLEIYADDVKCSHGMTTGQLDENALFYMQSRGIPRDEARMLLSVAFTSDVIDHVRLEALKDRLHKLVEKRFRGELAKCAGCRICK, encoded by the coding sequence ATGAGTAATATGAAGGCCGAGCAACAATATATCGATCTTTTCGCCCAATGTGAGGATCTGGTATGTCGTCATAGTACGCCGGTGATGAATGCCCTTAGGGCTGATGCCTTGGCGAACTTTGAGCGACTCGGATTCCCCTCCACGAGAAGCGAGGATTATAAATATACGGATGTAGCCCAAGCGTTCGCTCCGGATTACGGTTTAAATATCAACCGGGTCGCTATCCCGGTGAATCCTTATGACGTATTCCGTTGTGACGTACCGAACTTGAGCACATCGTTATACTTTGTCGTGAACGATACGTTTTACGATAAGGACTTACCGAAAGCACATTTGCCGGAAGGCGTGTATGCTGGAGGGTTGAAGGCTTTTACGGAGCAATATCCGGAGATCGCTTCCAAGTATTACGGAAAGGCGGCGCCGAGTAGCAAGGATGGTATTATCGCATTGAATACGATGTTGGCTCAAGATGGTTTTGTGGTGTATGTACCGAAAAATGTCGTGGTTGAGCGTCCTATCCAATTAGTGAATATATTCCGTAATGATGTGGATACGATGGCGAACCGTCGTGTCCTGGTGATTATGGAACCTCATTCGGAAGCGAAGCTATTGGTTTGCGATCATAGTATCGATGACGTGAAATTCTTGGCGACTCAAGTGGTTGAGATTTTCGCGGAGGAAGGTGCTCGCTTTGATTATTATGATTTGGAAGAAAGCAGCGAGTCTACGACCCGTTTCTCTTCCGTACACGTAAAGCAGGCGGCCTCGACCAATGTCTTGGTAAACGGTATTACGTTGACGAATGGCTTGACTCGCAACAATTATTATGTGGAACTGAATGGCGAGTATGCCGAGTCTACCTTATGCGGTATGTCCGTTCTGGACAAGGAGCAACAGATGGATACCTATAGCCATATTACCCATGCGGTTCCGAATTGTACCAGCAACGAGTTGTTCAAGAACGTACTGAATGATCATGCCGTAGGTGTCTTCAGTGGACGTATCTTGGTGAAAGAGGATGCCCAGAAGACTGCCGCTTACCAGACGAACCGTAATCTGTGCGCTACCCGTGAGGCCCGTATGTACAGCAAGCCGCAACTGGAGATTTATGCGGACGACGTAAAATGCTCGCACGGTATGACGACCGGTCAGTTGGATGAGAACGCTTTGTTCTATATGCAAAGCCGCGGTATCCCGCGTGACGAGGCCCGTATGTTATTGAGCGTGGCTTTCACTTCCGACGTGATCGACCATGTACGCTTGGAGGCGTTGAAAGACCGTTTGCATAAACTGGTAGAGAAACGTTTCCGCGGTGAACTGGCTAAATGCGCCGGTTGCCGGATTTGTAAATAA